The window CCGGCGACATCGATCAAAGCTTCCACCATGGTCAAGGCCACGCCTTTTTACAAGAAAACGGCGTGGGAACGGGTGCGAATAATACGATTGGGGTTCTTGCTGTTCAGCCCGATAACAAAGTGTTGATTGGAGGATTATTTACGTATTACAATGGAATGATCCGCAATCGAATCGCCCGATTGAATGCGGATGGGAGCTTAGATGTGAACTTTAACCCCACCGGTAGTGGCGCGAATGATGAGGTTAGTGCTGTCATTGTACAGTCCGACGGCAAGGTGCTGATCGGGGGTAAGTTTACATCTTATAACGGCACCGCACGCAATCGAATCACCAGATTGAATGCGGATGGCAGCTTAGATGTGAACTTTAACCCTACCGGTAGTGGCGCGAATGATGAGATTAGTGCTGTCATTGTACAGTCCGACGGTAAGGTGCTGATTGGAGGTAGGTTTACATCTTATAACGGCACCGCACGCAATCGAATCGCCCGATTGAATTCGGATGGGAGCTTAGATGTGAACTTTAACCCCATCGGTAGTGGCGCGAATGATGAGATTAGTGCACTTGCCCTGCAAGCCGGGGGAAAGGTAGTGATTGGTGGGGAATTTACGTCTTATAATGGCACGTCCCGCAGCCGCATTGCCCGTCTGAATGCGG of the Bacteroidota bacterium genome contains:
- a CDS encoding delta-60 repeat domain-containing protein, which produces MNLFFLHRFCLFALLLLAALGIAQAQQPGDIDQSFHHGQGHAFLQENGVGTGANNTIGVLAVQPDNKVLIGGLFTYYNGMIRNRIARLNADGSLDVNFNPTGSGANDEVSAVIVQSDGKVLIGGKFTSYNGTARNRITRLNADGSLDVNFNPTGSGANDEISAVIVQSDGKVLIGGRFTSYNGTARNRIARLNSDGSLDVNFNPIGSGANDEISALALQAGGKVVIGGEFTSYNGTSRSRIARLNADGSLDTGFNPGTGPDDAVFALALQPDGKVLIGGALTSFSGVTRNKIARLNVDGSLDTGFAPDTGANEDILSLILLSDGKVLIGGVFWAYDGISRNGVARLNANGSLDNAVFTPTGTGLNDQINALALQPDGPVVKVLIGGDFTTHNESGRNRIARL